GCAAGGCTATCACGAGATTCGGGAGCCTCCAACCCGAAACTATATCTTACTTCATGCCATCGGGCTGTTGAGATTCGAGTCTGGAAGGATTTGTCTTGTAAGACCCGTGCATGACGTGGGGGAGGTGGATTTAGGAAAAGTAATTGCGGGCGAAGGTCAGGGCTTCGGTCTAGTTTTCCTATCTGAATTGTGTTATGTGGGTAATGGAGATGAATATCGGTATCGGAGTCGAAAGTATATTCCCTTGGGGGTCCTTAGTCGAGATTTATGGAGTGgcaaagaataacaataAGAACTAACTATTATGTTAGTCCTCGGTTACTCGATTACCCGACATAAACCTGTATACTCTGCCGCTTGAGATCGGTACTACGTATCTTTCCGTATTAGCAACTACATTCTACTGATAGGATAACATTGGGAAGAAAGCTCAGCAGTGAAATCAGGTTTCTATTAGTGCGTACATATATGGTCTTGCGCTTGATTATCAGAAACCGAACTCTTGCACATTAACCCGCTTTCAGGCACATAAATCAATCATTAAGCTCAATTCATTCACCGATCATGAAACCCCCTCATTACACTCATTAATCTAACGGCCATAGTCCCGTGTGAAGATGGATGGTTCTGTTAAAATCCCATCAAGCACTGCAGTTGACAATACCGTGGTCGAGGTTGACAGGAGTAGCAGAAGCCGGGTTTCCGTCCAAATCAGCAAAGGTATGCTGAGCATCGAGATTTGCAATGACTGCGCCGTTGTTCTTGATAACGCAGTGGATTGTCTGAGGGAATGATGCCAGCTGAGCGGAAGAAGCGAGAACGGAGCCGCTCGCTCCAACAGAGGTGCCGCCGTAGAGAGCTTTGATGCTCTTGTCGGTTCCGTCAGCGGCGAAGGCAACGCCGGCATAGGCACCGCTCTGGTCGTTAGACAGGGCCAGAGTCACTTGGTTGGACTGACGGGCCTCAAGAGGAGCGGCCGAGATAGATGCCGTGAGGAcggagatgatgacggcGAATGTGGTCTTCATTTTGAGAGCGAGTTGATGGGGATGGATGATTCTAAGGAAATAGGTGAGAGAATTATGATAGTTGGAGGCTTGGTTTGAAATGAGACTCTTGTGTttgatgtgatgatgaaggatatGATAATGGCGGACAACAGGTTGAATTTATACCTTTCCCTTCACGGTCTACCAGCATGTTGCTCGACCATGATCCGTGTATACGGCTCTTGCGGCTTCTGGCTATGCCATTCTCAGGCCCTCCATGATGAGGGCCTATTCCTGAGCCCATACTCAGCTTACCAGCCCTCGTAATGGGAATATGCTTGATTGGATTTGTTTCTCAGGTTCAAAAGCCTCTCTCTGTCAAGTTGGCGTGTCCCAATTGGAAGACACCGGAACTGGAGTTTAGGTTCCAGAGGCTGTACAGGAACCGAGAAATCCATCACCAGGACTTGCAGTCAAGCGAATGTTGTAGAACGAAGTAATAGTATGACATATCTCAGAAGCCGCTAAATGCGGAAGCTCTTTGAGATCTTGACCAGGAAAAAGTTGCCGACGGAGTTCGTATCGGTAGGGCTATGTTTCTAGGTCGGGGAAGACGCTATAGTAAAACCCTAACTTTAGGCGTTCCATATACGGAGCATCTAAATGGAAGACCAATGGTGAACATGTGGagcctccttcttttcagcAACTGATTTAGTAATATACTAAGACATCGCTGTCTTACATGAAAAGGATGTGGGGCGCAGTACATCATCTGATCCGGGGTAAGCCTGTCAAGTTGGCGACTAGGCCATAGTTTATTTCTAATGAATGTTGAAAACTGGCTCGTCACTAGATTAAGACTGATCTCGATAGAGTAGTGCGATCATTGCATCATGACACTGATAGTTCTAAACTCAACAGTGATAGACCTTGGGAGCGGCAAGTGGTAATCACGAATCTGGTTGAGAAGATTGGTTTTCCAGGCAGGAAAGACATAGAAATCTATTCGGACACCAAAGGAACCATGAAGTTGAACCACGTGAACCAATGTACCCTGGGTGCACCTCGAACATTGAGGGATATAGATTCCGATGACACATCGAACGGCCACCACGCCACAGCCAGGCTAGTCCTCGTATCCCCCGCATTGTCTCACTTGCTGTCCTTTTTGAATAACGATGAACTGTCTTGGaatattatcatcatcaaactgTATAGTTTATCCAAAATGATCACCTGATTGCTGGGATCGCGTGTGTTGTACCTCATCCTCGCTTCCGTATGAACAGCCGAATACATAGCTAACAGGTTCCAGAAACATCCATACCGGCATCAGCACCGCGATATGTCCCCTTGAACCTTCATTTAAAATTTGAGAAATTAAGAATGGCCATCATAGTCACATCCCTATCCATGCCTGTCTGGTGCCTAAGAAGTGGAAGCACAAAACGGAAGTAAAAACAAGAGAACAAGCAGGTCCCAGAGAGAAAACGACAACTGCCTCCACAATTTTCGCATACACCACTGGTCTCAGGGCGTCTTCTCA
This window of the Aspergillus oryzae RIB40 DNA, chromosome 8 genome carries:
- a CDS encoding uncharacterized protein (predicted protein); its protein translation is MKTTFAVIISVLTASISAAPLEARQSNQVTLALSNDQSGAYAGVAFAADGTDKSIKALYGGTSVGASGSVLASSAQLASFPQTIHCVIKNNGAVIANLDAQHTFADLDGNPASATPVNLDHEPSIFTRDYGR